The genomic stretch GTCAACGCCCGCAGCTGACCGGCCCCGTCGCGGCTCAGCCGTAGTACGCCGCGCGCATGATCCGCTCCATGTCCGCCAGCATCGGCATCCGCGGGTTGGCGGGGGCGCACTGGTCCTCGTAGGCGTTCATCGCCTGCTGGGGCAGTGCCGCCAGGTACTCGGCCTCGTCCACCCCGGCCTCCCGGAACGACGCCGGCACACCGATCCGCGCCCGCAGCTCCTCGACCGCCCGGGGGTAGGACTCCACCCCTTCCTCGGGGGTCGAGGCCGGCAGCCCGAGCGCCCGGGCGATGTCCTGGAACCGTTCGGGTGCGGTGTAGACCCCGTACTTGGGCCAGCCGGTCAGCTTGGTGGGGACGCTGCCGTTGTAGCGGATGACGTGCGGCAGCAGCACAGCGTTGGTGCGCCCGTGTGCCAGGTGGAAGGTCAGCCCCAGGGTGTGCGCCATCGCGTGCACGATGCCCAGGAACGCGCTGCCGAACGCCATCCCGGCGATGGTGCCGGCGTTGTGCATCTTCTCCCGGGCCTCGGCGTCGTCGGCCCCGTGGGTCACCGCCCGCTCGAGGTGGGCGAAGACCAGCCGGATGGCCTGCAGGCACAGCCCGTCGGTGAAGTCGTTGGCGTAGACGGACACGTAGGCCTCGGTGGCGTGGGTCAGCGCGTCCATCCCGCTGTCCGCGGTCACGGTGGCCGGCATGTCGTGGGTGAGCACCGGGTCGACGATGGCCACGCTCGGCGTCAGCGCGTAGTCGGCCAACGGGTACTTGCGGCCGGTCGCCGTGTCGGTGATGACGGCGAAGGGGGTCACCTCGGCGCCGGTGCCCGAGGTCGTCGGGATGCAGACCAGCCGGGCCCGCGTCCCGAGCGTGGGGAAGGTGAAGGCCCGCTTGCGGACGTCGAAGAACTTCTCCCGCAGGTCGGCGAACTCGACCTCCGGGTGCTCGTACCGCAGCCACATCACCTTGGCGGCGTCCATCGGGGAGCCGCCACCCAGCGCGATGATGGTGTCCGGCGCGAACTCGCGCATCAGTGCGGCGCCATGGTCGACGGTGGCCACGCTCGGCTCCGGCTCGACGCCGTCGATGATCTGCACGGCGACCCGCTCGTGCCGCTGCTCCAGCACCGAGATCAGCCGGTCGACGAAACCGAGGCGGGTCATCGTGGGGTCGGTGACGATGGTGGCCCGGTGCAGCCCGGGCATGTCGGCCAGGTAGCGGATGGCGTTCGGCTCGAAGTAGACCTTCGCCGGCACCTTGAACCACTGCATGTTGTTGGTGCGGCGCCCGACCCGCTTGACGTTGATCAGGTCCAGCGCCGAGACGTTGTTCGACACCGAGTTCCGCCCGTAGCTGCCGCAGCCCAGGGTCAGGGACGGGATGAAGGCGTTGTAGATGTCGCCGATGCCGCCCTGCGACGACGGCGCGTTCCAGATGATGCGGACCGCCTTGACCCGCGTGCCGTAGGCCTCGGCGAGGGCAGCGTCCTCGGTGTGGATGACGGCGCTGTGGCCCAGGCCGTCGAACTCGACCATCGCCTCCGCGAGTGCGAACCCCTCGGCGGCGTCCTGGGCGCGCAGCACCGCCAGCACCGGGCACAGCTTCTCGCGGGTCAGCGGCTCGGCCGGCCCGACCCCGGCCACCTCGACGAGGATGATCGAGGTGTCCGGGGCGACGGAGAAGCCGGCCTGCTCGGCGATCCACACCGGTGACTGCCCGACGGCGGCGGCGTTGAGCCGGGCCCCGGCGCAGTTGGCGTCGGCGGCGGTCACCCCGAACAGGAATCGCTCCAGCAGGGCCTTCTCGTCGGGGGTGGCCCGGTGGGCGTGGAGTCGTGCCAGCCCCGCCATCGCCCGCTCGTAGACCGGTTCGTCGAGGATCACCGCCTGCTCGGAGGCGCAGATCATGCCGTTGTCGAACGACTTCGACAGCACCAGGTCGTGCACGGCCCGGGCGACGTCCGCGTCCCGGTGGACGTACGCCGGCACGTTCCCGGCACCCACGCCGAGTGCGGGCTTGCCGGTCGAGTAGGCGGCGGTGACCATCGCGTTGCCCCCGGTGGCCAGCACCGTCGCCACCCCGGGGTGGTTCATCAGTGCGCCGGTCGCCTCGATCGAGGGCTGCTCGACCCACTGGATGCAGTGCTCCGGCGCGCCGGCGGCGACCGCCGCGTCGTGCACGATGCGCGCGGCGGCCGCGCTGCACCGCTGGGCGGCCGGGTGGAACGCGAAGATGATCGGGTTGCGCGTCTTGAGCGCCAGCAGGGCCTTGAAGACGGTCGTGCTCGTCGGGTTGGTCACCGGGGTGATGCCGGCGACGACGCCGACCGGCTCGGCGATCTCGGTGATGCCGGTGATCTCGTCACGGCTGATCACCCCGACGGTGCGCATGTCCTTCATCCGGTGCGTCACGTGCTCGCAGGCGAACACGTTCTTCACCGCCTTGTCCTCGAACACCCCACGGCCGGTCTCCTCCACCGCGAGCGCGGCCAGGGCGCCGTGCTGGGCGAGCGCGGCGAGCGAGGCCTTCCCGACGATGTGGTCGATCTGCGCCTGGTCGTAGGCGTCGTAGGCGCCGAGCGCCGTCAGCCCGTTGCGCACCAGCTGGTCGATGCCGGCCTCGGGCGCCGGCGACGGTGGGCCGTCGGCCCGCTCGGCGGCCGTGGTCGTGGTGGGGGTGCGGTCGATGACGGACATGCGGGTCCTCTCCCGGGTGCTCGCTGCTCTCCCGCCCCACCTTGGCCGTCCCGGTCCCCCCCGCACGGGGGTCGTAGGTCCCCTGCTGCTGCGCCGGTGGTCCGTGGGACCGGGTTGCCGGGCCGGGTGCGTGAGAGCGCTCCCCGGCCGGGTAGGACGTGCGGCATGGAGTTCCGACACCTCGGCCGCAGCGGCCTCAAGATCAGCGAGATCACCTACGGCAACTGGATCACCCACGGCGGGCAGGTGGAGGCCGACGCCGCCCACGCGTGCGTCCGTGCGGCGCTGGACGCCGGCGTCACCACCTTCGACACCGCCGACGGCTACGCCGAGGGCCGGGCCGAGCAGGTGCTCGGTGAGGCGCTGGCGGGGGAGCCGCGCAGCAGCATCGAGATCTTCAGCAAGGTCTACTGGCCGACCGGGCGCGGCCCCAACGACCGGGGCCTGTCCCGCAAGCACATCCGGGACTCGATCGACGGCTCGCTGCGCCGGCTGGGCACCGACTACCTCGACCTCTACCAGGCCCACCGCTACGACTACGAGACGCCACTCGAGGAGACGATGGAGGCCTTCGCGGCGGTCGTGCACAGCGGCAAGGCGCTCTACATCGGTGTCTCGGAGTGGCGGGCGGAGGAGATCCGCGCGGCGAAGGTGCTCGCCGACGAGCTGCACGTCCCGCTGGTGTCCAACCAGCCGCAGTACTCGGCGCTCTACCGGGTGCCCGAGGCCGAGGTGATCCCCACCTGCCGGGAGCTGGGCATGAGCCAGGTCGTCTTCTCCCCGATCGCGCAGGGCGTCCTGACGGGCAAGTACCAGCCGGGTCAGCCGCCGCCGGCCGGCTCACGGGCCACCGACGAGAAGGGCGGCGGCGCGAACTTCATCTCCCGGCTGATGACCGACGACGTCCTCACCCGGGTGCAGGAGCTCCGGCCCATCGCCGACGACCTCGGGTTGTCGATGGCCGCCCTGGCGGTGGCGTGGGTGCTGTCGGAGGAGAACGTGGCGGCGGCGATCATCGGCGCCAGCCGGCCGGAGCAGGTCGTCGACAACGTCAAGGCCGCCGGGGTGGAGCTCGAGGCGGACGTCAAGGCCCGCATCGACGAGGTGCTGGCACCGGTGGCGCTCACCGACCCGGCGCTGACCCAGAGCCCGGATCCCCGCCCCTGACGGAGCGGTCCTGACGTCGGGGGTCCCCGCTCCATGCGGGGCGGGGACCCGTGACGTCAGGGCGGTACCCGGCTCAGCCGCCGACGGGCGCGCAGGCCAGGGCCTCGGTGTCCTCCCCGTCGGCGCCGACGGCGTGCACCAGCAGGGCCGTGCCGTCCTCGTCCAGCAGGGTGTCCAGGTCCACGTTCGCGACGACCGCGCTGACCTCGCCGGTGCCGTCCTCGCCGACGACGAGCTGCGGCAGTTCGATGCCGGGCAGCGCCGCACCCACGCCGGTCCAGTCGCCGACCAGCGTCGGGTCGTCGGGGGTGGCCGGCGCATCGCAGTCCGCGGTCTCGTGGAGCGACAGCGGGTGCTCCCCGGCCGGCAGCCCGGTCGCCTCGGCGACCACCTCCATGCCGGTCTCCGCGTCGGTGAAGGTGACCCGACCGGCGCTGCTGCCCTCGGGGTCGACCAGGTAGGCGCTCTCCTCGACCGGGACCGCCAGGTCGTCGGGGAGCGCGCCCTCCTCCTCGGTGAACGAACCACCCACGCCGGTCGGGTTGTCGCCGCACGCGGCGAGCAGCAGCAGTGCGGTGGCGGCCGGGACGAGGTACCTGCGCGGCACGGGGAACTCCTCAGGAGGGCGACGGTGGGGCGGGTGGGTTGTGCCCGCCCGACCGTCGGGTGCACCCCGTCCGCCCGCTTTCGTCACCGGATCGTCATCCGGCTCGCGCGGTCAGCCCGGTCGCTGCTGCGGCTGCGGGCGCGTCGCCGGGCCGTGGCCGTGCGCCGGCCGGTGGCCGGCCGCCCGCTGGTGCTGCGCTGCCTGGTGCGCGGCGCGCTGCGCCGGGGTGATCCGGGGCAGCTCGCTGGTCAGCCACCGCACCGGACGTCGCTGGGCCGGCCGGCGGGCGGCCAGGAAGTCCAGCGCGATCGCCGCCGTCCACGACTGGTCGCGGCTGCCGAGGGTCTCGCCGGTGACCGGCTCGTAGTACTCGGCGAAGTCGCAGTCGATGAGCTGGGACAACCCGGCCAGCCGCAGCTGGTTGGCCGCCTCCTGCTCCCCGGAGCGGTTCAGCGCCCAGGCCATCAGCCAGTTCAGCACCGGCCACTGCGGCCCGCGCCAGTAGGTGCGTTCGCGGAAGTCCGCCGACGCCGGGGACACGGAGGGCACCACGGGCCAGCGCAGCCGGGAGTGCCCGCACCAGCGCGGCCCCAGCAGCAGGTCGCGCTGCCGCCGGGTGACCGCCTCGTCGCCGCCGCACAGCAGCGGTGCGAAGCCCGCGGCGCTCTCCACCTCCAGCCAGTTACCGGTGCGCAGGTCCAGGTCGCGGGCCAGGCCGGTGTCGGGGTCGACGGAGCGCAGCAC from Modestobacter roseus encodes the following:
- the adhE gene encoding bifunctional acetaldehyde-CoA/alcohol dehydrogenase, which translates into the protein MSVIDRTPTTTTAAERADGPPSPAPEAGIDQLVRNGLTALGAYDAYDQAQIDHIVGKASLAALAQHGALAALAVEETGRGVFEDKAVKNVFACEHVTHRMKDMRTVGVISRDEITGITEIAEPVGVVAGITPVTNPTSTTVFKALLALKTRNPIIFAFHPAAQRCSAAAARIVHDAAVAAGAPEHCIQWVEQPSIEATGALMNHPGVATVLATGGNAMVTAAYSTGKPALGVGAGNVPAYVHRDADVARAVHDLVLSKSFDNGMICASEQAVILDEPVYERAMAGLARLHAHRATPDEKALLERFLFGVTAADANCAGARLNAAAVGQSPVWIAEQAGFSVAPDTSIILVEVAGVGPAEPLTREKLCPVLAVLRAQDAAEGFALAEAMVEFDGLGHSAVIHTEDAALAEAYGTRVKAVRIIWNAPSSQGGIGDIYNAFIPSLTLGCGSYGRNSVSNNVSALDLINVKRVGRRTNNMQWFKVPAKVYFEPNAIRYLADMPGLHRATIVTDPTMTRLGFVDRLISVLEQRHERVAVQIIDGVEPEPSVATVDHGAALMREFAPDTIIALGGGSPMDAAKVMWLRYEHPEVEFADLREKFFDVRKRAFTFPTLGTRARLVCIPTTSGTGAEVTPFAVITDTATGRKYPLADYALTPSVAIVDPVLTHDMPATVTADSGMDALTHATEAYVSVYANDFTDGLCLQAIRLVFAHLERAVTHGADDAEAREKMHNAGTIAGMAFGSAFLGIVHAMAHTLGLTFHLAHGRTNAVLLPHVIRYNGSVPTKLTGWPKYGVYTAPERFQDIARALGLPASTPEEGVESYPRAVEELRARIGVPASFREAGVDEAEYLAALPQQAMNAYEDQCAPANPRMPMLADMERIMRAAYYG
- a CDS encoding aldo/keto reductase family protein; protein product: MEFRHLGRSGLKISEITYGNWITHGGQVEADAAHACVRAALDAGVTTFDTADGYAEGRAEQVLGEALAGEPRSSIEIFSKVYWPTGRGPNDRGLSRKHIRDSIDGSLRRLGTDYLDLYQAHRYDYETPLEETMEAFAAVVHSGKALYIGVSEWRAEEIRAAKVLADELHVPLVSNQPQYSALYRVPEAEVIPTCRELGMSQVVFSPIAQGVLTGKYQPGQPPPAGSRATDEKGGGANFISRLMTDDVLTRVQELRPIADDLGLSMAALAVAWVLSEENVAAAIIGASRPEQVVDNVKAAGVELEADVKARIDEVLAPVALTDPALTQSPDPRP
- a CDS encoding superoxide dismutase family protein, yielding MPRRYLVPAATALLLLAACGDNPTGVGGSFTEEEGALPDDLAVPVEESAYLVDPEGSSAGRVTFTDAETGMEVVAEATGLPAGEHPLSLHETADCDAPATPDDPTLVGDWTGVGAALPGIELPQLVVGEDGTGEVSAVVANVDLDTLLDEDGTALLVHAVGADGEDTEALACAPVGG